Proteins co-encoded in one Burkholderiales bacterium genomic window:
- the rpsF gene encoding 30S ribosomal protein S6 yields the protein MRHYEIVFIVHPDQSEQVPGMIERYRGLVTSKGGRVHRLEDWGRRQLAYSIAKVHKAHYVLMNVECDQPTLDELEHAFKFNDAVLRHLMVNMKEAVSSPSPMMREEKSKSVMQAPAEEKAPAAEESVA from the coding sequence TTGCGACATTACGAAATTGTTTTCATCGTCCATCCTGACCAGAGCGAGCAGGTGCCCGGCATGATCGAGCGCTATCGCGGCCTGGTCACCTCCAAGGGCGGCAGGGTGCATCGCCTCGAAGACTGGGGCCGCCGCCAGCTCGCTTATTCCATTGCCAAAGTCCACAAAGCGCACTACGTGCTGATGAACGTCGAGTGTGACCAGCCGACGCTGGATGAGCTTGAGCATGCGTTTAAATTCAACGATGCGGTGCTGCGCCACCTGATGGTGAATATGAAGGAGGCGGTGAGCAGTCCTTCGCCGATGATGCGCGAGGAAAAGAGCAAGTCGGTGATGCAAGCGCCGGCGGAAGAGAAGGCGCCCGCCGCCGAGGAATCCGTAGCGTAA
- the priB gene encoding primosomal replication protein N, whose translation MESNSVALSGRIAEIKPLRYTPAGIAVLEFRVSHTSWQIHGGMKRQAECEIQALALDEAAKSTARLNVGASVKLTGFLARRSKNSTQLVLHVNNVELE comes from the coding sequence GTGGAAAGCAATAGCGTCGCTTTGAGCGGCCGGATTGCCGAAATCAAGCCGCTGCGTTACACCCCCGCGGGGATCGCGGTGCTGGAATTCCGGGTGAGCCACACCTCCTGGCAAATCCATGGCGGAATGAAGCGCCAGGCGGAATGCGAAATTCAGGCGCTGGCGCTGGATGAAGCCGCGAAAAGCACGGCCAGGCTGAATGTGGGCGCGTCAGTGAAGCTAACCGGTTTTCTAGCGCGCCGAAGCAAGAACAGTACGCAACTCGTGCTGCATGTGAATAACGTTGAATTGGAATAG
- the rpsR gene encoding 30S ribosomal protein S18, with amino-acid sequence MPRPKFKRKDKKDRKDRKDGGNRPLFRRKKFCRFTAEGIKEVDYKDAELLKDFINESGKIIPARITGTKSRYQRQLSTAIKRARFLALLPYTELH; translated from the coding sequence ATGCCACGTCCGAAATTTAAACGCAAGGACAAAAAAGACCGCAAAGACCGCAAGGATGGGGGCAACCGTCCTTTGTTCAGGCGCAAGAAGTTCTGCCGCTTTACCGCGGAGGGCATCAAGGAAGTGGATTACAAGGATGCCGAGCTCTTGAAGGATTTCATCAACGAGAGCGGCAAGATCATTCCGGCGCGCATCACCGGCACCAAGTCGCGCTACCAGCGACAATTGAGCACGGCTATCAAGCGCGCGCGCTTTCTCGCGCTCTTGCCGTACACCGAACTGCATTAA
- the rplI gene encoding 50S ribosomal protein L9: MQVILLEKIANLGKLGDVVKVKQGFARNFLIPQGKAKRATPENIKEFETRRADLEKVENETLAKEQEQAAKLEGLMVQIAQKAGVDGKLFGSVTNVDIAEALQKQGFPIQKAQIRMPHGPLKQVGDYAITVGLHTDVTANITVSVLGESA, translated from the coding sequence ATGCAAGTTATTCTGCTGGAAAAAATCGCGAATCTCGGCAAGCTCGGCGATGTGGTCAAGGTGAAACAGGGTTTCGCGCGGAATTTTCTGATTCCCCAGGGCAAGGCCAAGCGCGCCACGCCCGAGAACATCAAGGAATTCGAAACGCGTCGCGCCGATCTGGAAAAAGTGGAAAACGAAACTCTCGCCAAGGAGCAGGAACAGGCGGCGAAGCTGGAAGGCCTGATGGTGCAGATCGCCCAGAAGGCCGGGGTGGACGGCAAGCTTTTTGGCTCGGTGACCAATGTGGACATCGCCGAGGCGTTGCAGAAGCAGGGCTTTCCCATTCAGAAAGCGCAGATTCGTATGCCGCACGGCCCGCTCAAGCAGGTCGGCGACTACGCAATTACGGTGGGGCTGCACACCGACGTAACAGCCAATATCACTGTTTCGGTGCTGGGCGAGAGCGCAT